Proteins from one uncultured Cohaesibacter sp. genomic window:
- a CDS encoding DUF2163 domain-containing protein, which translates to MKVLSDEMIAHLKSGTTTLATCWILRRADGFSLGFTDHDRTIELNGVSCQPDTGFTGSEIRQSDGFASDDQDVTGVLSSDRITEADLMSGRYDAATIETWCVNWQSPEQYFLLRTGYLGEIKRDRQSFQAEIRSLSIDMEQEKGRVFQYRCDANVGDTRCGLNLEALGLTFKGVVREIKSQNWLAVTLETRPEAGRLSMGRLKMMSGAASGMAFDIISHQQMSESEELELWLPLHEQIASGDGVKVSVGCDKSFSMCRKQFANQLNFRGFPHMPGNDFILTYPSLSQQSDGSPLIED; encoded by the coding sequence GTGAAAGTTCTTTCAGATGAAATGATAGCGCATCTTAAGAGCGGCACCACAACATTGGCAACGTGCTGGATCTTGAGGCGGGCGGACGGATTTAGTCTAGGCTTTACCGACCATGATCGAACCATAGAACTGAATGGCGTCTCTTGCCAACCGGATACGGGGTTTACCGGCTCGGAAATTCGGCAGAGCGACGGGTTTGCCAGTGATGATCAGGATGTTACGGGCGTTTTATCCTCCGACCGGATCACCGAAGCTGACCTTATGAGTGGACGCTATGATGCCGCCACCATAGAAACCTGGTGTGTGAATTGGCAGTCTCCCGAACAATACTTTTTGCTACGGACCGGATATCTGGGGGAAATCAAGCGAGACCGACAGAGTTTTCAGGCTGAAATCCGCTCTCTTTCCATCGATATGGAGCAGGAGAAGGGGCGCGTTTTCCAATATCGTTGCGATGCCAATGTTGGCGATACCAGATGTGGGCTCAACCTTGAAGCGCTGGGCCTCACTTTCAAGGGCGTTGTCCGTGAGATTAAATCGCAGAACTGGTTGGCGGTCACGTTGGAAACCCGCCCTGAAGCCGGGCGCCTTTCCATGGGGCGCCTCAAGATGATGTCTGGGGCAGCTAGCGGCATGGCTTTTGACATTATTTCCCACCAGCAAATGAGCGAGAGCGAAGAGCTCGAATTGTGGCTGCCATTGCATGAGCAGATCGCTTCTGGAGACGGCGTAAAAGTATCAGTCGGGTGTGACAAGAGTTTTTCGATGTGCCGGAAACAGTTTGCCAATCAGCTCAATTTTCGAGGTTTTCCGCACATGCCGGGCAACGATTTTATTCTTACCTATCCCTCGCTTTCGCAACAAAGTGATGGATCTCCCCTTATTGAGGACTAG
- a CDS encoding ATP-binding protein → MVLKMLVGELATQLFSSEELSRPGSLGQPRFELPLSGWYWTVSRSNKDELIFSSLSLGGENFTIESQSEKQYTGGIGRYLLGKGPDGKQIRILEREISFGPDQSYYFRVTGNASELDAQISSFENRAWLLMVLFGGVLLFASLLLVRTALRPLTKLQRRVRDVAVGKSEAIVGTYPAEVDGLVEEANILISSNKETLERARTQLGNLAHALKTPLSVITNEVRSSDLKNADMLVQQVDVMRDQIQLYLDRARFAARHNTIGTVTKADPVLKKLTGVMSKIHPEKMVNYESFSESDVCFRGEEQDLEEMVGNLVDNACKWASSKVVVSLIEGLDEASVKRPPSKNANVRKWLSIIVEDDGPGIREAKFEEALKRGKRLDESKPGSGLGLSIVTEMANLYQGTFSLERASLGGLRAKLVLPALKEE, encoded by the coding sequence ATGGTGCTCAAAATGCTTGTCGGGGAATTGGCAACACAGCTTTTTAGTTCCGAAGAACTGTCAAGGCCAGGCAGTCTGGGGCAACCGAGATTTGAACTGCCTCTCTCGGGTTGGTACTGGACGGTCAGTCGCTCCAATAAGGACGAACTGATTTTTTCGTCTCTCTCGCTGGGTGGAGAGAATTTCACCATAGAATCTCAAAGTGAAAAGCAATATACAGGTGGAATTGGTCGCTATCTATTGGGGAAGGGGCCTGATGGAAAGCAAATTCGTATTCTCGAACGCGAGATTTCCTTTGGGCCAGACCAGAGCTACTATTTCCGTGTAACGGGAAACGCCAGTGAGTTAGATGCTCAGATCAGTTCTTTTGAGAATAGGGCCTGGCTACTCATGGTTCTGTTTGGGGGGGTGCTGCTCTTCGCTTCTCTTCTTCTGGTAAGAACCGCACTACGTCCGCTCACCAAACTGCAGCGCCGGGTTCGTGATGTTGCCGTAGGCAAAAGTGAAGCCATCGTGGGCACTTATCCAGCAGAAGTGGACGGGCTTGTTGAAGAGGCCAATATCCTGATTTCTTCCAATAAAGAAACCCTTGAAAGAGCGCGTACCCAACTTGGGAATCTTGCCCATGCTCTTAAAACGCCCTTGTCCGTTATAACCAATGAAGTTAGATCGTCTGATCTGAAAAATGCAGACATGTTGGTTCAGCAGGTTGATGTGATGCGCGATCAGATACAACTCTATCTGGATCGCGCCCGATTTGCTGCACGCCACAACACCATTGGTACGGTTACCAAAGCTGATCCTGTTTTGAAAAAACTGACGGGCGTCATGAGCAAAATTCACCCGGAAAAGATGGTGAACTACGAGAGTTTCTCTGAGTCTGATGTATGTTTTCGTGGTGAAGAACAGGATCTGGAAGAGATGGTCGGGAACCTCGTTGACAATGCCTGCAAATGGGCTTCGAGCAAGGTTGTTGTGTCGTTGATAGAGGGCTTGGACGAAGCATCTGTGAAGCGTCCGCCGAGCAAGAATGCCAACGTTCGGAAATGGCTCTCGATCATTGTTGAAGATGATGGGCCCGGAATTCGCGAAGCCAAGTTTGAGGAGGCCCTTAAACGGGGCAAGCGTCTTGATGAAAGCAAACCTGGTTCTGGTTTGGGACTATCCATCGTAACGGAAATGGCAAACCTTTATCAGGGGACCTTCTCTTTAGAACGTGCGTCCCTCGGAGGCCTTCGGGCTAAGTTGGTGTTGCCTGCATTGAAAGAAGAGTAA
- a CDS encoding PepSY domain-containing protein, which translates to MQKLINKYALWALAILAVSFLVPSSPAVAAQCLGAEEVRVAVSQGRAKSLVEITQAANAVVSGDVIKANLCPAGGRLNYELVILSRQGNVTRLVLDAKSGKVLSVNQ; encoded by the coding sequence ATGCAAAAACTGATCAACAAATATGCGCTTTGGGCGCTGGCTATTCTTGCCGTTTCCTTCTTGGTTCCAAGCAGCCCTGCCGTCGCGGCTCAATGTCTTGGGGCTGAAGAAGTTCGCGTGGCAGTCTCTCAGGGGCGTGCGAAAAGTCTGGTGGAAATTACGCAGGCAGCCAATGCCGTTGTGAGTGGAGATGTCATCAAGGCCAATCTGTGTCCTGCTGGTGGACGTCTCAATTATGAGCTGGTCATATTGTCTCGACAGGGCAATGTGACCCGCCTCGTTCTGGACGCAAAATCCGGCAAAGTCCTCTCTGTAAATCAGTAG
- a CDS encoding response regulator transcription factor — protein MRILIVEDEAELNRQLKDEMEENGYVVDCAFDGEEGHFLGDTEPYDVVVLDIGLPKMDGISVLEAWRRDGRTMPVLILTARDRWSDKVQGIDAGADDYVAKPFHMEEVVARVRALVRRSAGLASNEITCGPIRLDARSGRVTVEGLTLKLTSHEFRLLSYLMHHQGKTISRTELVEHLYDQDFDRDSNTIEVFIGRLRKKLGVDVIQTVRGLGYNMIAPDTAKE, from the coding sequence ATGCGCATTTTGATTGTTGAAGACGAAGCCGAGTTGAACCGTCAGCTCAAGGACGAAATGGAAGAAAACGGCTATGTCGTTGACTGCGCATTTGATGGAGAAGAAGGGCACTTTCTCGGTGATACCGAACCATACGATGTTGTGGTTCTTGATATAGGCCTACCCAAAATGGACGGAATCAGTGTTCTCGAAGCTTGGCGGCGCGATGGTCGTACGATGCCAGTTCTTATTCTTACTGCTCGCGACCGCTGGAGCGATAAAGTGCAAGGCATTGATGCGGGAGCGGACGACTATGTAGCCAAGCCATTCCATATGGAAGAAGTGGTAGCTAGAGTTCGTGCTTTGGTGAGACGTTCTGCTGGCCTGGCATCGAATGAAATTACCTGCGGACCTATCCGTCTGGATGCCCGATCTGGTCGCGTGACGGTTGAAGGACTTACTCTGAAGCTGACATCTCATGAATTTCGGCTGCTGTCCTACCTAATGCACCATCAGGGTAAGACCATATCGCGTACTGAGCTGGTCGAGCATCTCTATGATCAGGACTTTGATCGCGATTCCAATACAATCGAGGTATTTATCGGACGACTGCGCAAGAAGTTAGGCGTTGACGTGATCCAGACGGTCAGAGGGTTAGGCTATAACATGATTGCGCCTGACACGGCTAAAGAATGA
- a CDS encoding phage tail tape measure protein translates to MKETNRLGDWSATDLVFVSVPQIEKGAVMADEVVETAVVKVEADMKAFTKDLSAATKQAEKLGDKVADAFEDAIVGGKNLDALFSKLALDLSRSALSAGVEPLKQLVSGSISSLASGLFSSLTSSSGASLFGGLTPFAKGGVVSAPSLFPTGSGTGLMGEAGAEAILPLQRGADGRLGVAAPGASGQAVNIVMNVSTPDIQSFSQSQTQIATKLARAVGRGRRGL, encoded by the coding sequence ATGAAAGAGACCAACCGGCTCGGAGACTGGTCTGCGACTGATCTTGTTTTTGTTTCCGTGCCACAAATAGAGAAGGGGGCTGTTATGGCTGATGAAGTCGTGGAAACGGCTGTCGTGAAAGTCGAAGCCGATATGAAGGCCTTTACAAAGGACCTTTCGGCTGCAACCAAACAAGCCGAAAAGCTTGGCGACAAGGTTGCCGACGCATTCGAAGATGCGATTGTCGGTGGCAAAAATCTCGATGCACTATTTAGCAAACTTGCGCTTGATTTGAGTAGAAGCGCTTTGTCCGCAGGAGTTGAACCGCTCAAGCAACTCGTTTCGGGATCGATATCTAGCCTTGCCTCGGGATTATTCTCTTCGCTTACCTCTTCAAGCGGAGCCTCTCTGTTCGGCGGTTTGACGCCCTTTGCCAAGGGAGGCGTAGTGTCTGCGCCCTCACTGTTCCCGACAGGATCGGGCACCGGTTTAATGGGAGAAGCTGGGGCAGAGGCCATTCTGCCGCTTCAGCGTGGTGCGGATGGAAGATTAGGGGTAGCCGCGCCGGGCGCGAGTGGGCAGGCGGTCAACATTGTCATGAATGTCAGTACGCCCGACATACAGTCTTTTTCGCAATCACAAACTCAGATCGCAACCAAGCTGGCGCGCGCAGTCGGACGTGGCCGTCGAGGGCTGTAA
- a CDS encoding gene transfer agent family protein — MANKRRGEISLILDDQPYKLCLTLGALAELEDSMELDDISALASRFSGGRVRSGDLIKILGAALRAGGTDISDSDAASMRCKGGAPALTSALVDLLKETFSPELEDRGQHIPHKDKAMPSNAGGQGEAPNPGKAGLV; from the coding sequence ATGGCTAACAAACGACGTGGTGAGATTTCGCTCATTCTTGATGATCAACCATACAAGCTTTGCCTTACCTTGGGGGCGCTGGCCGAGCTGGAAGACAGCATGGAGCTGGATGATATCAGTGCACTTGCCTCACGCTTTTCGGGAGGCCGAGTGCGAAGTGGAGATTTGATAAAAATCCTCGGGGCAGCTTTGCGTGCGGGAGGAACGGATATCTCTGATTCTGATGCTGCATCCATGCGCTGTAAGGGAGGAGCTCCCGCTCTCACAAGTGCGCTTGTCGACCTGCTCAAGGAGACATTCAGCCCTGAACTTGAAGATAGGGGGCAGCACATTCCGCATAAGGACAAGGCAATGCCCTCAAATGCAGGAGGGCAAGGCGAAGCCCCAAACCCCGGGAAGGCCGGTCTGGTTTAG
- a CDS encoding DUF2460 domain-containing protein, protein MNGFHEIRFPLDVGFGASGGPERRTDIATLASGFEERNARWADSRRSYDAGGGLRSIADLQTVLRFFEERRGRLYGFRFRDPFDHASCDAGRAPQPTDQRIGIGDGETKQFKLKKTYGADYAPYERSIVKPVEGSIIVALEGLETTAYAVDETTGVISFDKAPDAGHKVTAGFTFDVPVRFDIDKLEFSFSAFEAGDLPSIPLVEVKL, encoded by the coding sequence ATGAACGGATTTCATGAAATACGCTTTCCCCTTGATGTCGGGTTTGGAGCCTCTGGCGGGCCTGAGCGGAGAACCGATATCGCAACTCTGGCTTCGGGGTTTGAAGAACGCAATGCTCGTTGGGCTGATTCTAGACGCAGTTATGATGCGGGGGGTGGCCTTCGCTCGATTGCAGATTTGCAGACTGTCTTGAGGTTCTTTGAAGAGCGTCGAGGGCGGCTATATGGATTTCGTTTCCGTGATCCCTTTGATCACGCCTCATGCGATGCTGGAAGAGCACCTCAACCAACCGATCAACGAATTGGTATCGGCGATGGCGAGACAAAGCAGTTCAAGCTCAAGAAAACATACGGCGCTGACTATGCGCCTTATGAGCGCAGTATAGTCAAACCGGTTGAAGGCAGCATCATTGTTGCTCTGGAAGGGCTGGAAACGACAGCTTACGCAGTAGATGAAACGACAGGCGTAATTTCATTCGATAAAGCGCCTGATGCCGGACATAAGGTTACGGCTGGGTTCACGTTTGATGTGCCAGTGCGATTTGATATCGACAAGCTCGAATTCTCATTCAGTGCATTTGAAGCTGGCGATCTACCTTCCATTCCCTTGGTGGAGGTGAAACTGTGA
- a CDS encoding head-tail adaptor protein, whose protein sequence is MAQTALAPFQFDPAGLRHQIALYQPIYDEAAPWEGAETLKLVAEVWAGLLAVDSNERTNAEQASNSLSLRFVIRHREGLEPLTALTYENALYDCLSMHDPDGTKRWLLIEARTRLGAQS, encoded by the coding sequence ATGGCGCAAACAGCTCTCGCTCCCTTTCAATTCGATCCTGCCGGATTACGCCATCAAATTGCGCTGTACCAGCCGATCTATGATGAAGCAGCCCCTTGGGAAGGCGCGGAAACGCTCAAACTGGTGGCTGAGGTCTGGGCAGGTCTTCTCGCGGTGGATAGCAACGAGCGAACCAACGCAGAACAGGCAAGCAACAGTCTATCGCTTCGCTTTGTTATCCGTCACCGTGAAGGTCTCGAGCCGTTAACTGCGCTTACTTACGAGAATGCGCTTTATGACTGTCTGAGCATGCATGATCCAGATGGCACGAAACGCTGGCTATTGATTGAGGCACGCACCAGATTGGGAGCGCAGTCATGA
- a CDS encoding NlpC/P60 family protein, producing the protein MVDETVLDVTLDASASMIISEALSWIGTPYRHQASCKHAGCDCLGLIRGVYAAFWPEPEQPSAYNPNWAEANSEETLANAAKKYLLPVALDARAPSNILLFRYKRGFPAKHAGIQIDETHFLHAQDGAGVQLVSLSAWWMRHISHVFAFPPLPTASHTGIEMK; encoded by the coding sequence ATGGTGGACGAAACAGTCTTGGACGTCACTTTAGACGCCAGTGCATCCATGATCATCTCTGAAGCGCTGAGCTGGATTGGAACGCCCTACAGGCATCAGGCAAGCTGCAAGCATGCGGGTTGTGATTGTCTGGGGCTGATCCGAGGTGTCTATGCAGCTTTCTGGCCAGAACCGGAGCAGCCTTCAGCCTATAACCCGAACTGGGCGGAAGCGAACAGCGAAGAAACACTCGCCAATGCCGCGAAAAAGTACCTGCTCCCGGTGGCTTTGGATGCTCGTGCGCCGTCCAACATATTGCTCTTTCGCTACAAAAGAGGCTTTCCGGCCAAGCATGCAGGTATCCAGATTGATGAAACCCACTTTCTTCATGCGCAGGACGGCGCAGGGGTTCAGCTTGTTTCTCTGTCGGCATGGTGGATGAGACATATATCTCATGTCTTCGCGTTCCCGCCGCTTCCCACTGCCTCTCACACCGGAATCGAAATGAAATGA
- a CDS encoding DUF3168 domain-containing protein, translating to MTSLSSGALEQAILSSFKSDSALITLLGGVRLYDEPKRNAQFPYLTLTTSYSRDWSTGTETGEEHRIIITIWTVADDRSRQQDILARLSTLLEAFEPDMTNHALINLLVERIELRPDRKNHLLQGIMQLRAVTERSLG from the coding sequence ATGACCAGTTTGTCCTCCGGTGCGCTGGAACAGGCTATCTTGTCGTCTTTTAAAAGTGACAGTGCCCTGATTACATTGCTTGGCGGGGTACGACTCTATGACGAGCCCAAACGAAATGCACAATTTCCCTATCTTACGCTGACCACGAGCTATTCACGCGATTGGAGCACGGGCACCGAAACAGGGGAAGAGCACCGCATTATCATAACCATATGGACAGTAGCCGATGACCGCTCGCGGCAACAGGATATTCTCGCGCGCCTCAGCACCCTGTTGGAAGCGTTTGAGCCTGACATGACCAACCATGCCCTGATCAATCTTCTTGTCGAGCGCATTGAGCTGCGCCCTGATCGTAAAAACCATCTGCTTCAGGGCATTATGCAGTTGAGGGCCGTGACGGAACGCTCACTCGGTTGA
- a CDS encoding phage major tail protein, TP901-1 family, producing MTAQKGKDLLLKVLNTTEDAFITVAGLRARSLSFNAESVDISHTESAGRWRELLEGAGSRRASLSGSGLFKDSESDERIRSLFFDGTIASWQVIIPDFGSLEGPFQITALEYSGQHNNELSFEMALESAGALAFSVL from the coding sequence ATGACAGCACAAAAAGGCAAGGACCTTTTGCTCAAGGTGCTCAACACCACCGAAGACGCATTCATCACTGTAGCAGGTTTGCGAGCCCGTTCGCTCTCGTTCAACGCCGAAAGTGTAGATATCAGTCACACGGAATCCGCAGGGCGTTGGCGGGAGCTGCTTGAAGGGGCCGGGTCACGTCGAGCCAGCCTCTCGGGTAGTGGACTCTTCAAAGACAGCGAGAGCGATGAGCGCATCCGGTCATTGTTCTTTGATGGCACCATCGCCTCCTGGCAGGTGATCATCCCGGATTTTGGAAGCCTTGAAGGGCCATTCCAGATCACGGCGCTGGAATATTCCGGCCAACATAACAATGAACTATCATTCGAGATGGCACTGGAATCTGCCGGCGCACTCGCCTTCTCAGTCTTGTGA
- a CDS encoding glycoside hydrolase/phage tail family protein: MTTLVLKTVGSVVGGALFGPLGAMIGGALGAVGGYQLDQTLFGSSRSVEGPSLSDLSVQTSTEGAAIPRLYGRARLTGQIIWATNLVEEVTSRKYKTGASKGGGASSTTETTYSYYANFAVGLCEGEIAYVGRVWANGSMLDLNDITYRVYRGTDDQLPDSLIEAKQGAENAPAYRGLAYVVFEKLPLEDFGNRIPQLSFEVVRPIGPLENQIQSVVMIPGSTEFGYDTTEILRQDSEGEWSSENRHTYEPGTDFEVSLDHLIALCPNLSNIALVVAWFGTDLRAGACAIQPRIDNSDKATSGDQWSVSGLARAEAQSVSVIEGRAAYGGTPSDASVIRAIKAIKERGLNVTLYPFIMMDIEPDNGLPDPYGAAEQAPFPWRGRITCYPGPLQNNSADQTCLASEQVASFFSSQNWSYSRFIMHYAQLAKEAGGVEGMLIGSELRGLTCIRDDAGTYPFVARLRTLAADVRACVGSETRITYGADWSEYFGHHPQDEEGTIRFNLDPLWSDDNIDAIGIDNYMPMSDWRAGEDHLDAALADTGLEPSYLRANAAGGEGYDWYYANQVDRDQQIRTPISDGAIGKPWVYRYKDLVNWWSNAHFNRDQGIESDTATVWKPCSKPIWFTEIGCPAVHLGPNQPNVFPDTKSSESALPHYSSGARSDSAQRAMLTASLEYWQTQSEQVNPVSPVYGKRMVASDQIYLWAWDARPFPSFPLSADAWSDGTAWHTGHWLNGRLGGAPVQDIVRTVMRDFGLSAPDFSSIPIAVDGFVVDRRMSARSALESLCDAFGISFVTSGDRLRFELQERRPSEQIDVSELVDELDEPILQKQIDPWEDEASSATLSFGELFYDYRTSVARYDQPSARTRKESSKSLAVVSTDPIMVDVAKNWLRQKNYARHTVQFKLPLSMAALEAGDLVTFAGAGDQRSYRINEIEDGCVREVSASLAAPRNSAPLAKDHRAGASSRSSVAKAVCVAMDLPALPGKAEYPYAPYIATYCSPWPGSIGLYEGSADIGFVHRQSLDMPAILGTLQTELTGRACFSWDMASSVLVKLNRGDLSSVSDFGILSGANAAAIKAQNGEWEIIQFAKAELVGGNIWKLSKLLRGQQGTEHAALTGAGIGARFVLLDEAVAPLKVDSGQLDKELPFRIVASGATFDDVKNLDLSIAITGRGLRPLSPVHLKVIRSQTDDGLQFEWVRRDRLEADSWVDSSVPLSETQERYIVNVRDPQTSQLLRTEEVEQVRWFYSASDQSSDGVDALSEMTVEIAQISRRVGSGDAMSRRISLRDLRILS; this comes from the coding sequence ATGACCACTCTCGTTTTGAAAACCGTGGGCAGCGTTGTTGGCGGAGCGCTGTTCGGACCATTGGGTGCCATGATTGGCGGGGCTTTGGGAGCGGTTGGCGGCTACCAGCTGGATCAAACGCTATTTGGCTCGTCCAGATCGGTGGAAGGACCCAGTCTATCAGATCTCTCTGTGCAGACCTCTACAGAGGGCGCCGCTATTCCTCGTCTCTATGGTCGTGCTCGATTGACCGGACAGATTATCTGGGCAACCAACCTTGTTGAAGAGGTCACATCCCGAAAATACAAGACAGGAGCTTCAAAGGGCGGCGGAGCGTCTTCAACCACAGAAACGACCTACAGCTACTATGCCAATTTTGCCGTAGGGCTTTGCGAGGGAGAAATTGCCTATGTCGGACGTGTCTGGGCGAATGGATCAATGCTGGATCTCAACGATATTACCTACAGGGTTTATCGCGGTACAGATGATCAGCTTCCCGACAGTCTGATTGAGGCCAAGCAGGGGGCAGAGAATGCTCCGGCTTATCGCGGGCTTGCCTATGTGGTGTTTGAAAAGTTGCCGTTGGAAGACTTTGGCAACCGCATTCCGCAATTGTCCTTCGAAGTTGTTCGCCCAATCGGCCCCTTGGAAAATCAAATCCAGTCTGTCGTGATGATTCCGGGCTCTACCGAGTTTGGTTATGATACAACCGAAATTCTGCGCCAGGACTCAGAAGGGGAGTGGAGTTCGGAAAATCGACATACTTACGAACCCGGAACCGATTTTGAAGTGTCGCTAGATCATCTGATCGCGCTCTGTCCAAATCTATCCAACATCGCGCTCGTTGTGGCGTGGTTTGGAACAGATTTGCGTGCCGGAGCTTGTGCAATCCAGCCAAGGATCGACAATAGCGACAAGGCAACATCTGGTGATCAATGGTCTGTTTCTGGCCTTGCACGGGCTGAAGCCCAAAGCGTGTCTGTTATAGAAGGAAGGGCGGCCTATGGTGGAACGCCCTCTGATGCGTCTGTCATCAGAGCGATAAAGGCAATCAAAGAGCGTGGGCTAAATGTCACCCTCTATCCTTTCATCATGATGGATATTGAGCCGGACAATGGCCTCCCAGATCCATATGGTGCTGCAGAACAGGCGCCGTTCCCATGGCGAGGTCGTATCACCTGCTATCCGGGGCCTCTGCAGAATAATTCTGCCGATCAGACATGCCTTGCTTCCGAGCAAGTTGCTTCCTTTTTCTCTTCCCAAAACTGGAGCTATTCCCGCTTCATCATGCACTATGCGCAGTTGGCCAAGGAGGCCGGCGGTGTGGAGGGCATGCTCATTGGATCTGAACTGCGTGGTTTGACTTGCATTCGCGACGATGCCGGCACCTATCCCTTCGTTGCCCGCCTTAGAACACTCGCTGCAGATGTCCGTGCCTGTGTTGGCAGTGAAACAAGGATCACATACGGAGCGGACTGGAGCGAGTATTTCGGCCATCACCCGCAAGATGAGGAAGGAACTATTCGCTTTAATCTCGACCCTCTATGGTCCGATGACAATATCGATGCAATAGGCATAGACAACTATATGCCTATGTCCGACTGGCGTGCCGGTGAGGATCATCTGGATGCTGCGCTGGCAGATACAGGCCTCGAACCTTCCTATCTTCGGGCGAATGCTGCTGGCGGTGAAGGATATGATTGGTATTATGCAAATCAGGTCGACCGTGATCAGCAGATAAGAACGCCGATATCAGATGGTGCTATAGGTAAGCCCTGGGTCTATCGATATAAGGATTTAGTGAATTGGTGGTCAAACGCCCATTTCAATCGAGATCAGGGGATTGAGAGTGATACGGCGACCGTTTGGAAACCTTGCTCGAAACCCATTTGGTTTACCGAGATTGGGTGCCCCGCCGTACATCTTGGGCCTAATCAACCCAACGTATTCCCGGATACAAAATCTTCTGAGTCAGCCTTGCCACACTATTCTTCTGGCGCACGAAGCGATTCAGCTCAACGTGCCATGCTGACAGCCAGTCTTGAATATTGGCAAACGCAATCCGAGCAAGTAAATCCAGTTTCCCCTGTCTACGGAAAAAGAATGGTCGCCTCTGATCAGATCTATCTCTGGGCTTGGGATGCGCGCCCGTTTCCTTCGTTTCCGCTCAGTGCGGATGCATGGTCCGATGGAACCGCTTGGCATACAGGGCATTGGCTCAATGGTCGGCTGGGAGGAGCCCCGGTACAAGATATCGTTCGTACCGTAATGCGGGATTTCGGGTTGTCTGCTCCTGATTTTTCTTCGATCCCGATAGCCGTCGATGGTTTTGTCGTGGATCGCCGTATGTCAGCTCGGTCTGCTCTGGAAAGCTTGTGTGATGCATTCGGCATTTCGTTTGTTACCAGCGGCGATCGTCTGCGGTTCGAATTGCAGGAGCGTAGACCAAGCGAACAGATCGATGTCTCGGAGCTTGTCGATGAATTGGATGAGCCAATCCTCCAAAAGCAGATTGACCCTTGGGAAGATGAAGCTTCCAGCGCTACCTTGTCTTTTGGTGAGCTCTTTTATGACTATCGGACATCGGTGGCCCGTTATGATCAGCCATCTGCAAGAACCCGCAAGGAAAGTTCCAAATCACTGGCGGTCGTTTCAACGGATCCAATTATGGTTGATGTTGCCAAAAATTGGCTACGGCAAAAGAACTATGCCCGCCACACAGTGCAATTCAAGTTGCCCTTGTCCATGGCCGCGCTGGAAGCTGGGGATTTGGTAACATTTGCGGGGGCTGGTGATCAGAGAAGCTACCGCATCAATGAAATAGAAGATGGGTGTGTCCGCGAGGTTTCTGCCAGTCTCGCAGCGCCCCGAAATTCCGCCCCATTGGCTAAAGATCATCGAGCAGGAGCGTCTTCTAGGTCTTCTGTTGCAAAGGCTGTCTGCGTTGCCATGGATTTGCCGGCGCTTCCGGGTAAGGCAGAGTATCCTTATGCACCTTACATTGCGACTTACTGTTCTCCTTGGCCGGGCAGCATAGGGCTTTATGAAGGCAGCGCGGATATCGGTTTTGTTCACCGTCAAAGTCTGGATATGCCCGCAATTCTTGGCACTTTACAAACCGAGCTGACCGGCCGCGCATGTTTCAGTTGGGATATGGCTAGCTCTGTGCTTGTCAAATTGAATAGGGGGGACCTGTCTTCAGTCAGTGACTTTGGCATATTGTCTGGAGCCAACGCCGCTGCAATCAAGGCCCAAAATGGCGAGTGGGAAATTATTCAGTTTGCCAAGGCCGAGCTTGTTGGTGGCAATATTTGGAAATTGAGCAAACTTCTTCGGGGGCAGCAAGGCACAGAACATGCCGCACTGACTGGGGCGGGCATTGGTGCGCGATTTGTGCTTCTGGACGAAGCTGTCGCACCGCTCAAGGTTGATAGCGGTCAGCTTGATAAGGAATTGCCTTTCCGGATCGTGGCGAGTGGAGCAACATTCGATGATGTCAAAAACCTCGATCTATCAATCGCTATAACTGGACGCGGATTACGGCCCCTTTCTCCGGTACATCTAAAGGTCATACGCTCCCAGACCGATGATGGTCTCCAGTTTGAATGGGTTCGCCGAGATCGACTGGAAGCCGACAGCTGGGTTGACAGCTCTGTTCCGCTCAGTGAAACCCAAGAGCGCTACATCGTAAATGTTCGCGATCCCCAAACATCGCAACTTCTCAGGACCGAGGAAGTCGAGCAAGTCCGGTGGTTCTATTCTGCCAGCGACCAGAGTTCCGACGGGGTCGACGCGCTGTCAGAGATGACAGTTGAGATTGCGCAAATTAGCCGACGCGTCGGATCCGGGGATGCAATGTCCCGGCGTATTTCGCTTAGAGACTTGCGTATTCTCTCCTGA